A portion of the Phyllopteryx taeniolatus isolate TA_2022b chromosome 15, UOR_Ptae_1.2, whole genome shotgun sequence genome contains these proteins:
- the f2rl1.2 gene encoding coagulation factor II (thrombin) receptor-like 1, tandem duplicate 2 yields MDPVRILAFFLMVLCHFWAADGAAKGRGFIGIIDPQTSDLIVVDRATSETLQSGLTTVFLPIVYIVVFVVGLPANAMAVWVFLFRTKKKHPSSIYMANLALADLLFVIWTPLKIAYHLAGNDWTYGEGLCKVLVGFFYGNMYCSILFIACLSVQRYWVVAHPLSQQRKNNKVAVGVCVAIWIFIWLTTTPLYLYQHTARLREPAVTTCHDVSVILDPLDPFASVRLPYFYFILMGTVVFLVPCVVILVAYVLLLRALGRGMKDSAASKNRRRAVLLIAIVLLTFLVCFIPSNVMLVLHYSLLKDGVADNGYAFYITTLCLASLNSVLDPFIYYFVSDDFRQHVKNTLLCRSSRTVERMRVSFSSMKYSRKSKSYVSDSGNTQSSSC; encoded by the exons atggaccctGTTCGCATTTTGGCGTTCTTCTTGATGGTCTTGTGTCACTTTTGGGCCGCGGATGGCGCAG CAAAGGGTCGCGGCTTCATTGGCATCATAGACCCCCAGACCTCGGACCTGATAGTGGTGGACCGCGCCACCTCGGAGACTTTACAGAGCGGCCTCACCACCGTCTTCCTGCCGATTGTCTACATCGTGGTTTTCGTGGTGGGCTTGCCCGCCAACGCCATGGCCGTCTGGGTGTTCCTGTTCCGAACCAAGAAGAAGCACCCGTCGTCCATCTACATGGCCAACCTGGCCCTGGCCGACCTGCTCTTCGTCATCTGGACGCCGCTGAAGATCGCCTACCACCTGGCCGGCAATGATTGGACGTACGGCGAAGGGCTGTGCAAGGTCCTGGTGGGCTTCTTCTACGGGAACATGTACTGCTCCATCTTGTTCATCGCCTGCCTCAGCGTGCAGCGCTACTGGGTGGTGGCGCACCCGCTTTCCCAGCAGCGCAAGAACAACAAAGTGGCGGTGGGCGTATGCGTGGCCATCTGGATTTTCATCTGGCTCACCACCACGCCGCTCTACCTGTACCAGCACACGGCCCGGCTGCGCGAGCCCGCCGTCACCACGTGCCACGATGTCAGCGTCATCCTGGACCCCCTGGATCCCTTCGCGTCCGTCCGGCTACCTTACTTCTATTTCATCCTGATGGGCACGGTGGTGTTCCTGGTGCCGTGCGTCGTCATCCTGGTGGCGTACGTGCTGCTTCTGCGGGCACTGGGCCGCGGCATGAAGGACTCCGCGGCGTCAAAGAATCGGCGGAGGGCCGTGTTGCTGATCGCCATCGTGCTGCTCACGTTCCTTGTGTGCTTCATCCCCAGCAACGTCATGCTGGTGCTGCACTACTCGCTGCTCAAGGACGGGGTGGCGGACAACGGCTACGCCTTCTACATCACCACCCTGTGCTTGGCCAGCCTCAACAGCGTACTGGACCCTTTCATCTACTACTTCGTGTCTGACGACTTCCGCCAGCACGTCAAGAACACGCTGCTGTGCCGCAGCAGCCGGACGGTGGAACGCATGCGGGTGTCCTTCAGCTCCATGAAGTACTCCAGGAAGAGCAAGTCGTACGTGTCGGACTCGGGGAACACGCAGAGTAGCTCGTGTTAG
- the LOC133465242 gene encoding proteinase-activated receptor 3 isoform X1, protein MDQQRAMRVNKTAEWSCMRVKGAQKHGEIFIFAGSGALHKRYAPEERTFKGKPPAQTRFFSLNGTQLPASSPPRLRLLSNSTAGYLDGPLSTKILPAAYVLVVAVGVPANVAILSALAAKVRTVSSAVLYSSLAASDLLLLVSLFFKAHYHLRGNHWVLGEGACRLVTACFYGNLYCSAHTLACISIQRYLAVAHPFTYKRLPKRRYAAWTAAAVWGVFVAAVLPHLLVQQSFRIPELGRTTCHDVLPLDLGSHVFLLRYNLVLTLAGLLGPLAVTVLCYGRIMCELRRSHLDWAVYMKAISLVFAIFLVCFTPAGVVHFLHYVQLFVDGTEGSYVVFNVAVCLCCVHACLDPFLFLLMSKSAGSRLYYIASKPRRLSVSS, encoded by the exons ATGGATCAACAGCGAGCTATGAG AGTGAACAAGACAGCCGAGTGGAGTTGCATGCGGGTCAAAGGCGCACAAAAACATggggaaatatttatttttgctggtTCTGGTGCTCTGCATAAGCGATACGCTCCAGAAGAAAG AACTTTCAAAGGAAAACCACCGGCGCAGACCCGCTTCTTCTCTCTGAACGGGACGCAGCTTCCCGCCTCCTCGCCTCCCAGACTCCGGTTGCTAAGCAACAGCACCGCGGGGTATCTGGACGGCCCGCTGAGCACCAAAATCCTTCCCGCCGCCTACGTGCTGGTCGTGGCCGTGGGGGTCCCAGCCAACGTGGCCATCCTGAGCGCGCTGGCCGCCAAGGTGCGCACGGTGTCGTCTGCCGTCCTCTACAGCAGCCTGGCCGCCTCCGACCTCCTCCTGCTCGTCTCGCTCTTCTTCAAGGCCCACTACCATCTCCGCGGCAACCACTGGGTGCTGGGAGAGGGCGCCTGCCGGTTGGTGACGGCTTGTTTCTATGGCAACCTCTACTGCTCGGCCCACACGCTGGCCTGCATCAGCATCCAGCGCTACCTGGCCGTGGCGCACCCCTTCACGTACAAGCGGCTGCCCAAGCGCCGCTACGCCGCCTGGACGGCGGCGGCCGTGTGGGGGGTGTTCGTCGCCGCCGTCCTCCCCCACCTGCTGGTGCAGCAGAGCTTTCGGATCCCCGAGCTGGGCCGCACCACCTGCCACGACGTGCTGCCGCTGGACCTCGGCTCCCACGTCTTCCTGCTCCGCTACAACCTCGTCCTGACGCTGGCGGGACTCCTGGGCCCGCTGGCGGTGACGGTTTTATGCTACGGGCGAATCATGTGCGAGCTGCGGCGATCGCATCTGGACTGGGCCGTCTACATGAAGGCCATTTCTCTGGTGTTCGCTATCTTCTTGGTGTGCTTCACGCCCGCCGGGGTGGTGCACTTCCTCCATTACGTGCAGCTTTTTGTGGACGGCACCGAGGGTTCCTACGTGGTCTTCAACGTGGCCGTGTGTCTGTGTTGCGTTCACGCCTGTTTGGACCCCTTCCTCTTTCTCCTAATGTCCAAATCTGCTGGATCCAGGTTGTACTACATCGCCTCGAAGCCAAGAAGGCTCAGCGTGTCGTCCTGA
- the LOC133465242 gene encoding proteinase-activated receptor 3 isoform X2, producing MGKYLFLLVLVLCISDTLQKKGKTKLSNQEQKNTSEVLLPRTFKGKPPAQTRFFSLNGTQLPASSPPRLRLLSNSTAGYLDGPLSTKILPAAYVLVVAVGVPANVAILSALAAKVRTVSSAVLYSSLAASDLLLLVSLFFKAHYHLRGNHWVLGEGACRLVTACFYGNLYCSAHTLACISIQRYLAVAHPFTYKRLPKRRYAAWTAAAVWGVFVAAVLPHLLVQQSFRIPELGRTTCHDVLPLDLGSHVFLLRYNLVLTLAGLLGPLAVTVLCYGRIMCELRRSHLDWAVYMKAISLVFAIFLVCFTPAGVVHFLHYVQLFVDGTEGSYVVFNVAVCLCCVHACLDPFLFLLMSKSAGSRLYYIASKPRRLSVSS from the exons ATggggaaatatttatttttgctggtTCTGGTGCTCTGCATAAGCGATACGCTCCAGAAGAAAG GTAAAACCAAATTAAGCAATCAAGAGCagaagaacacatctgaggtttTGCTTCCCAGAACTTTCAAAGGAAAACCACCGGCGCAGACCCGCTTCTTCTCTCTGAACGGGACGCAGCTTCCCGCCTCCTCGCCTCCCAGACTCCGGTTGCTAAGCAACAGCACCGCGGGGTATCTGGACGGCCCGCTGAGCACCAAAATCCTTCCCGCCGCCTACGTGCTGGTCGTGGCCGTGGGGGTCCCAGCCAACGTGGCCATCCTGAGCGCGCTGGCCGCCAAGGTGCGCACGGTGTCGTCTGCCGTCCTCTACAGCAGCCTGGCCGCCTCCGACCTCCTCCTGCTCGTCTCGCTCTTCTTCAAGGCCCACTACCATCTCCGCGGCAACCACTGGGTGCTGGGAGAGGGCGCCTGCCGGTTGGTGACGGCTTGTTTCTATGGCAACCTCTACTGCTCGGCCCACACGCTGGCCTGCATCAGCATCCAGCGCTACCTGGCCGTGGCGCACCCCTTCACGTACAAGCGGCTGCCCAAGCGCCGCTACGCCGCCTGGACGGCGGCGGCCGTGTGGGGGGTGTTCGTCGCCGCCGTCCTCCCCCACCTGCTGGTGCAGCAGAGCTTTCGGATCCCCGAGCTGGGCCGCACCACCTGCCACGACGTGCTGCCGCTGGACCTCGGCTCCCACGTCTTCCTGCTCCGCTACAACCTCGTCCTGACGCTGGCGGGACTCCTGGGCCCGCTGGCGGTGACGGTTTTATGCTACGGGCGAATCATGTGCGAGCTGCGGCGATCGCATCTGGACTGGGCCGTCTACATGAAGGCCATTTCTCTGGTGTTCGCTATCTTCTTGGTGTGCTTCACGCCCGCCGGGGTGGTGCACTTCCTCCATTACGTGCAGCTTTTTGTGGACGGCACCGAGGGTTCCTACGTGGTCTTCAACGTGGCCGTGTGTCTGTGTTGCGTTCACGCCTGTTTGGACCCCTTCCTCTTTCTCCTAATGTCCAAATCTGCTGGATCCAGGTTGTACTACATCGCCTCGAAGCCAAGAAGGCTCAGCGTGTCGTCCTGA
- the LOC133465239 gene encoding proteinase-activated receptor 1-like, whose protein sequence is MSPKAFHMLLPLLAVCACAASASHDNKSARGRMFAYFDTSFTDEPFTLEDVFGLEVDRRVNGTARSTGNLGVSNVTAGPISEEVRSFLTGRLSTLIIPSFYAVVCLLAVPVNACAALAFSRRIRPKKPAAIYMLNLACADLLFAGLLPFKAAYHFAGNDWVFGECMCRVVTAAFYWNMYCSVLLVACISVDRLLAVVYPIDSLAWRRPRNAVIACVAMWVVSLAGSVPLLVSEQTFPLKELDITTCHDVRPVGEVVGLYGAYFLALCVALFVAPLLVTVVSYTRVIWCLSRAPRGVPGRSRRRTRALVMALTVLVMFLLCFAPTNCLLLVHYVQLHNGLNQARDAPEGSYVAYLVFLCLGSLNCLLDPLLYCFGSSQCQRELAGALRCQKMAESFSASSSDSYRSSTRIILKSGRMECSEQNVSFAKKDSLQGSHRGHYKKLLV, encoded by the exons ATGTCTCCAAAAGCGTTTCACATGCTGCTGCCGCTGCTTGCCGTGTGCGCATGCGCAGCATCGGCATCCCACGACAACA AAAGCGCCAGAGGAAGAATGTTCGCCTACTTCGACACCTCCTTCACCGACGAACCCTTCACACTGGAGGATGTCTTCGGTCTCGAAGTGGACCGTCGGGTGAACGGCACCGCCAGGTCCACAGGCAACTTGGGGGTCAGCAACGTGACCGCCGGTCCAATTTCCGAGGAGGTGcgcagcttcctgacgggccgCCTGTCCACGCTGATCATCCCGTCTTTCTACGCCGTGGTGTGCCTGCTCGCCGTGCCCGTCAACGCCTGCGCCGCCCTGGCCTTCTCGCGCCGTATCCGCCCCAAGAAGCCCGCGGCCATCTACATGCTCAACCTGGCGTGTGCCGACCTGCTCTTCGCCGGCCTGCTGCCCTTCAAGGCGGCGTACCACTTCGCCGGGAACGATTGGGTGTTCGGCGAGTGCATGTGCCGTGTGGTCACCGCCGCCTTCTACTGGAACATGTACTGCTCAGTGCTCCTGGTGGCCTGCATCAGCGTGGACCGCCTCCTGGCCGTGGTCTACCCCATCGACTCGCTGGCGTGGAGGAGACCCCGCAACGCCGTCATTGCCTGCGTCGCCATGTGGGTCGTGTCCCTAGCCGGCTCGGTGCCCCTGTTAGTATCGGAGCAGACGTTCCCCCTGAAGGAGCTGGACATCACCACCTGCCACGACGTCCGGCCGGTGGGCGAGGTGGTCGGACTCTACGGGGCATACTTCCTCGCGCTGTGCGTCGCCCTCTTCGTCGCCCCGCTTTTGGTCACCGTTGTGTCTTACACCCGCGTAATCTGGTGCCTGAGTCGGGCCCCTCGCGGCGTTCCTGGACGCTCCCGCCGGAGAACCAGGGCTCTGGTGATGGCGCTGACGGTGCTGGTGATGTTCTTGTTGTGTTTTGCGCCCACAAACTGCCTGCTACTAGTCCACTACGTGCAGCTCCATAACGGGCTGAACCAGGCCCGCGACGCCCCCGAGGGCTCATACGTGGCCTACCTGGTCTTCTTGTGTTTGGGGAGCCTCAACTGTCTTCTGGACCCGCTTCTCTACTGCTTTGGCTCGTCCCAGTGCCAGCGAGAGCTCGCCGGGGCGCTGAGGTGTCAGAAGATGGCCGAGAGCTTCAGCGCCAGCTCGTCGGACTCGTACAGGTCCAGCACCAGGATCATCCTGAAGTCCGGCCGCATGGAATGCTCAGAGCAAAACGTCTCGTTTGCTAAAAAGGATTCGTTGCAAGGGAGCCACCGCGGCCACTACAAGAAACTTCTGGTCTGA
- the LOC133465242 gene encoding proteinase-activated receptor 3 isoform X3: protein MRVKGAQKHGEIFIFAGSGALHKRYAPEERTFKGKPPAQTRFFSLNGTQLPASSPPRLRLLSNSTAGYLDGPLSTKILPAAYVLVVAVGVPANVAILSALAAKVRTVSSAVLYSSLAASDLLLLVSLFFKAHYHLRGNHWVLGEGACRLVTACFYGNLYCSAHTLACISIQRYLAVAHPFTYKRLPKRRYAAWTAAAVWGVFVAAVLPHLLVQQSFRIPELGRTTCHDVLPLDLGSHVFLLRYNLVLTLAGLLGPLAVTVLCYGRIMCELRRSHLDWAVYMKAISLVFAIFLVCFTPAGVVHFLHYVQLFVDGTEGSYVVFNVAVCLCCVHACLDPFLFLLMSKSAGSRLYYIASKPRRLSVSS, encoded by the exons ATGCGGGTCAAAGGCGCACAAAAACATggggaaatatttatttttgctggtTCTGGTGCTCTGCATAAGCGATACGCTCCAGAAGAAAG AACTTTCAAAGGAAAACCACCGGCGCAGACCCGCTTCTTCTCTCTGAACGGGACGCAGCTTCCCGCCTCCTCGCCTCCCAGACTCCGGTTGCTAAGCAACAGCACCGCGGGGTATCTGGACGGCCCGCTGAGCACCAAAATCCTTCCCGCCGCCTACGTGCTGGTCGTGGCCGTGGGGGTCCCAGCCAACGTGGCCATCCTGAGCGCGCTGGCCGCCAAGGTGCGCACGGTGTCGTCTGCCGTCCTCTACAGCAGCCTGGCCGCCTCCGACCTCCTCCTGCTCGTCTCGCTCTTCTTCAAGGCCCACTACCATCTCCGCGGCAACCACTGGGTGCTGGGAGAGGGCGCCTGCCGGTTGGTGACGGCTTGTTTCTATGGCAACCTCTACTGCTCGGCCCACACGCTGGCCTGCATCAGCATCCAGCGCTACCTGGCCGTGGCGCACCCCTTCACGTACAAGCGGCTGCCCAAGCGCCGCTACGCCGCCTGGACGGCGGCGGCCGTGTGGGGGGTGTTCGTCGCCGCCGTCCTCCCCCACCTGCTGGTGCAGCAGAGCTTTCGGATCCCCGAGCTGGGCCGCACCACCTGCCACGACGTGCTGCCGCTGGACCTCGGCTCCCACGTCTTCCTGCTCCGCTACAACCTCGTCCTGACGCTGGCGGGACTCCTGGGCCCGCTGGCGGTGACGGTTTTATGCTACGGGCGAATCATGTGCGAGCTGCGGCGATCGCATCTGGACTGGGCCGTCTACATGAAGGCCATTTCTCTGGTGTTCGCTATCTTCTTGGTGTGCTTCACGCCCGCCGGGGTGGTGCACTTCCTCCATTACGTGCAGCTTTTTGTGGACGGCACCGAGGGTTCCTACGTGGTCTTCAACGTGGCCGTGTGTCTGTGTTGCGTTCACGCCTGTTTGGACCCCTTCCTCTTTCTCCTAATGTCCAAATCTGCTGGATCCAGGTTGTACTACATCGCCTCGAAGCCAAGAAGGCTCAGCGTGTCGTCCTGA
- the LOC133465241 gene encoding proteinase-activated receptor 2-like, which produces MTAWRGLLCVLAVVLLRCVHTCLCDTDDLRGFTGTETPDGIWVGQQAKSVLSSGLTTVFLPVVYIVVFVVGLPANAMAVWVFLFRTKKKHPSSIYMANLALADLLFVIWTPLKIAYHFNDNNWTYGEGVCKVLVGFFYANMYCSMAFIACISVQRYWAVVHPLAQRWPENTVAYAVSAAIWATVWLLTVPLYLYDQQVRVVNLGILTCHDVTRPSQKKIAAGYFLTMGTAGFVGPAAVCAVSYALMLRALRSSMTVDPGVAKKRRKAVVLIVIVLLMFMVCFAPSNIMLLVHYALLLNEVPNNLYGFYITTLCLASLNSCIDPFVYYYISDDFRQHVKNTFLCRSQRTVERMRVSFSALKFSKKSNTYTSDSGENTGSSQC; this is translated from the exons ATGACTGCGTGGCGTGGACTTCTTTGTGTTCTTGCCGTCGTTCTCCTTCGTTGTGTACACACCTGCTTGTGTGACACAG ATGACTTGCGAGGCTTCACCGGTACCGAGACCCCCGACGGGATCTGGGTGGGCCAGCAGGCAAAGTCGGTCCTGAGCAGTGGCCTCACCACCGTCTTCCTGCCGGTCGTCTACATCGTGGTGTTCGTGGTGGGCTTGCCCGCCAACGCCATGGCCGTCTGGGTGTTCCTGTTCCGCACCAAGAAGAAGCACCCGTCATCCATCTACATGGCCAACCTGGCTCTGGCCGACCTGCTCTTCGTCATCTGGACGCCGCTGAAGATCGCCTACCACTTCAACGACAACAACTGGACGTACGGTGAAGGGGTGTGCAAGGTCTTGGTGGGCTTCTTCTATGCAAACATGTACTGCTCCATGGCCTTCATCGCCTGCATCAGTGTGCAGCGCTACTGGGCCGTGGTGCACCCGCTCGCGCAGCGGTGGCCTGAGAACACAGTAGCCTACGCGGTTTCGGCGGCCATCTGGGCGACGGTGTGGCtcctcaccgtgccgctctacCTTTACGATCAACAGGTGCGAGTGGTCAACCTGGGCATCCTCACCTGCCACGACGTCACCCGGCCCTCCCAAAAGAAGATTGCGGCGGGCTACTTCCTCACCATGGGTACGGCGGGCTTCGTGGGGCCCGCCGCCGTGTGCGCCGTCTCCTACGCGCTGATGCTGCGGGCGCTCCGCAGCAGCATGACGGTGGACCCCGGCGTGGCCAAGAAGCGCCGCAAGGCTGTGGTGCTGATCGTCATCGTGCTATTGATGTTCATGGTGTGCTTCGCACCCAGCAACATCATGCTCCTGGTGCACTATGCGCTGCTCCTGAATGAGGTGCCGAACAACCTCTACGGCTTCTACATCACCACGCTATGCCTGGCAAGCCTCAACAGCTGCATCGACCCTTTCGTCTACTACTACATCTCTGACGATTTCCGCCAGCACGTCAAAAACACCTTCCTCTGCCGGAGCCAGCGGACCGTGGAAAGGATGCGCGTGTCCTTCAGCGCGCTCAAGTTCTCCAAGAAGAGCAACACGTACACGTCCGACTCTGGCGAAAACACGGGAAGCTCGCAGTGCTAG